Proteins encoded in a region of the Mixophyes fleayi isolate aMixFle1 chromosome 5, aMixFle1.hap1, whole genome shotgun sequence genome:
- the LOC142158340 gene encoding nucleoporin NUP42-like, producing the protein MTICNFFLQGRCRFGDKCWNEHPRDGRQHAQNRYQQQPHHAAGSSTGQRYVQPSSFSKSTTWTNRDNDKTSFGSFSGSSDRSRNFKPNSSSGFFSSQNQYSVLANQDNAKDIQTDKEGSLLDEILLDLEIWVSSGQWQFSVYSVLKEKCLLSGFTDVSPEEMRLECYTSQKEGNIQNYVNSVQQLVSQWKRRIHEIRNINPASKSSLLKELTRPSSDPTPTFGGLQKSGFGASNFPTNSAVPSAAAFSFKPDSVNTAPNAETSSSVPSAAAFGNKPTSGFGNTMTAASFSFAKTSSSSFGASAFSGFGSTPTAQGMEASSSAPSGFGGLSMSTGTTGTTGFGSSASATSAFGGASNSSVFGGLAGTSTTSAFGLKTTAVSDLFKAGAMSSAPSVSLFGQGPGVSVSSTPSNTAVTTSTSDTSSALFTPQAELSAEDLMQFSSKKFTLGKIPLLPPPADLLFV; encoded by the exons ATGACGATATGTAACTTCTTCTTACAGGGCCGCTGCAGGTTTGGAGATAAGTGTTGGAATGAGCACCCGAGGGATGGACGGCAACATGCCCAGAACCGGTACCAGCAGCAGCCGCACCACGCAG CTGGCTCATCGACAGGCCAGAGATATGTGCAGCCTTCAAGTTTCTCCAAGTCAACAACGTGGACCAACAGGGATAATGACAAGACTTCATTTGGGTCCTTTTCTGGTTCTAGTGATAGAAGCAGAAATTTTAAACCAAACTCTTCTTCAGGATTCTTCTCATCTCAGAACCAATATTCTGTGTTGGCCAACCAGGATAATGCCAAGGATATTCAAACAGACAAAGAAGGAAGCCTCTT AGATGAAATCTTACTTGATTTGGAGATCTGGGTATCTTCTGGGCAGTGGCAGTTCTCTGTTTATTCGGTCTTAAAGGAAAAGTGTCTTTTATCAG GTTTTACAGACGTCTCGCCTGAAGAGATGCGTCTGGAATGTTACACCTCTCAGAAAGAAGGGAATATTCAAAACTAT GTGAATTCAGTACAGCAACTGGTAAGCCAGTGGAAGCGGCGGATACATGAAATTAGGAACATAAATCCTGCCTCTAAATCGTCATTG CTTAAGGAACTCACCAGGCCATCTAGTGACCCAACACCAACGTTTGGAGGACTGCAGAAATCTGGCTTTGGTGCTTCCA ACTTTCCTACCAACAGTGCGGTGCCATCAGCTGCAGCCTTCAGCTTCAAACCAGACTCCGTGAATACTGCACCAAATGCAGAGACCAGCTCTAGTGTTCCCAGTGCAGCAGCATTCGGTAATAAGCCCACATCGGGTTTTGGCAATACAATGACAGCTGCTTCGTTTTCTTTTGCAAAAACGTCATCTTCAAGTTTTGGAGCATCGGCTTTCTCAGGGTTTGGTTCAACACCCACTGCTCAAGGCATGGAAGCATCTTCTAGTGCACCTTCTGGTTTTGGGGGACTGTCAATGTCTACTGGCACCACAGGAACTACTGGATTTGGGAGTAGTGCAAGTGCTACATCAGCTTTTGGTGGTGCATCAAATTCTTCTGTCTTTGGGGGTCTTGCTGGTACTTCAACGACATCTGCTTTTGGGCTAAAGACCACAGCAGTTTCCGATCTGTTTAAGGCTGGGGCTATGAGTTCAGCTCCTAGTGTGTCATTATTTGGACAAGGGCCAGGCGTTTCAGTAAGCAGTACACCAAGCAATACCGCAGTCACTACCTCTACATCAGACACCAGCTCTGCTTTGTTTACACCTCAGGCTGAACTCTCTGCCGAAGATCTCATGCAGTTTTCATCGAAGAAATTTACACTGGGAAAGATTCCTTTGCTACCGCCGCCTGCAGatcttttatttgtttaa